In one Pangasianodon hypophthalmus isolate fPanHyp1 chromosome 22, fPanHyp1.pri, whole genome shotgun sequence genomic region, the following are encoded:
- the arhgap33 gene encoding rho GTPase-activating protein 33 isoform X5 gives MLDSAAESLLDLDLRNLARSTDNLDSSGEPATRSIGSTANLKGRMSKRVSVVKGHFPKLTDCAHFHYDNVDFGSIELQFASEQSDASWSSANAKDLVFLVQVSCQGKTWTVRRTYEEFRTLDAHLHQCIYDRRYSQLLTLPSLSEIGDRVELFTPMLSEYLSRLSVIVDSKLNCGPVLTWMEIDNHGNRFLLKEEASLNVPAIAAAHVIKRYTAQASDEISIEVGDILSVIDMPPKEETTWWRGKHGFQVGFFPSECVELINEKMPQSVSTPAAKIVECDAGSSRPGVASAPGSSSPTSVSKKHGKLMGFLRAFMKSRPSKQKLKQRGILKERVFGCDLGEHLLNSGQDVPQVLKSCSEFIEKHGIVDGIYRHSGISSNIQKLRHEFDSENVPDLTKDVYMQDIHCVGSLCKLYFRELPNPLLTYQLYDKFADCMGEMTEDERMVKVHDVIQQLPPPHYRTLEYLIKHLARLATFSEETNMHIKNLAIVWAPNLLRSKEIEAAGLNGADPFKEVRIQSVVVEFLLTNVEVLFSDSFTSVGRFTAARQSLTRPKSFVSTRLLSLEEAQARSQAPLLLQGSSHPLQDRFHTVLDLPTHRRKRGPKVRKAAGGSWKTFFAIGKPAGSGRRKPIRITSLFQPSTSHAGCRVDSVTLRSAKSEESLSSQHSGAGQGKLQRLRRPRSSSDGLSLAASMDPQLLAQPLPSQIPPSRSYDSLLPDETRDTNDDEDDEDDEEGVYMLPDFSQEPATSWMAEDVADFSPTFPDEGPIGIGSSGPIAPGDRESPSAATPPPYRCLSRQGHARSGSQRSITEDPDSVLNQSEAAARRSLILAAAAPTQQVFCQHRPPAVNTPASSTTQPGDPNLSPSQSQPTAPPAPVPSAQPPQERRSFTKKVVHALSPKAPKSPPLDISDPIAISVPAKVLEMIGGRAGELQSGNPGGGPSQPPQMISMLLKSCDFQLTESCQQELSSKFGQEVKTRGPSVIGPTGAPLPSQKPPPPPPKNPARLMALALTESANKALRQGASPPYRPRQAGSPPEADVRFQRSLSADTGAMLSSDPDQLYSTVRPLSVWMSEGGGEVNTSEKTTDLAQEEEPRSPPGQDTGTLSSDGSVSDSGTSNSELSAGSSSGDNEKTPSPIYNQKPQLPAPPNQTPKSSPPAASEVPSQRKPPAYGRQFSAPHLQQQMSGTESKSPNQAHSQLLHSRSESSPLVHIHAFQPTRPKVPPRPLDSAPPRPPISKTDRHDFMRRSLDAGRIRRMVGPAPGNPPLSRAFSERISSTSDALSRYHAARLANQAAQVTTAQPLMQQQQAQTSHIRPAFSSSEDPSNMENLYYEISAPDHPPSYSQHSYQNMRLDVDGNYRLSEPANQRPQSRGHHPPPYSQVPGSARAPQLWSSEATRAWTAAHSHSSSFSHSHSHRHSHNNPPGPRGHPRLQRQTSSSVRLTRSELHPIPAATGLGSSGGLVPLSVHQRSLHCSMRSPSSNLTASQLHPYFENGKVCYRYFETSGHMEGPLSHLQPSMSKSHQAYSSQTSPIQAYNPPSKDEPIYVNYPFTSPPGAGMNAKTWTTTDLDGDVHQGAEPVTHPPEQSTEDEQQSPDKALDQECPTTSFESPTQNDGASDSKALEMPTASDTMHFRSHSDPQSSSIEPSQALTGKDIASLLIEKLAEDEREGLSVATSSSASSSPHVEYPPNPYPSQHHKRPPPAYNPGSSRGHFESQGLPREGSGAFQRQDPMRRSSSGQYRQAFDVMPSGDQVLKFYRSQDFIPTPQGESTTPNPYPTRPHCQDSTSHIFQAHPDTSHSSASPLVAFSNLALSTPRGYGAQMEVNPYNQYPYQAGPVLPPYPNAPRRDVILDPALRPPGLRSQRDLNRQGNLSGPNWSIHTEGQTRSYC, from the exons ATGCTTGACTCAGCTGCTGAAAGTCTGCTTGATCTTGATCTGCGTAACTTG GCTCGGAGCACAGATAATCTGGACAGTTCCGGGGAGCCCGCCACCCGCTCCATTGGCAGTACTGCCAACTTGAAGGGGAGGATGAGCAAAAG GGTGTCTGTCGTCAAAGGCCACTTCCCAAAGCTCACTGACTGTGCCCACTTTCACTATGACAACGTCGACTTTGGTTCCATTGAG CTTCAGTTTGCTAGCGAACAGAGTGATGCTAGCTGGAGCTCAGCCAATGCCAAAGACCTCGTCTTCCTCGTGCAGGTCTCCTGCCAG GGTAAGACATGGACGGTGCGGCGCACATACGAGGAGTTTCGCACCCTGGATGCTCACCTGCACCAGTGCATCTATGACCGGCGTTACTCCCAGCTCCTGACCCTGCCATCGCTTAGTGAGATCGGGGACAGAGTGGAG CTCTTCACCCCCATGCTATCCGAGTACCTGAGCCGTCTCTCCGTGATCGTGGACAGTAAGCTGAACTGTGGGCCCGTGCTCACCTGGATGGAG ATTGACAATCATGGCAATCGGTTTCTGCTAAAAGAAGAGGCCTCTTTAAATGTCCCAGCAATCGCAGCAGCGCATGTCATCAAGCGCTACACAGCCCAAGCCAGTGACGAGATTTCTATTGAG GTCGGCGATATTTTGTCTGTGATTGATATGCCACCCAAAGAGGAGACCACCTGGTGGAGAGGAAAACATGGCTTTCAG GTTGGCTTTTTTCCCAGCGAGTGTGTAGAGCTGATCAATGAGAAGATGCCTCAGTCTGTCAGCACTCCCGCTGCCAAGATAG TAGAGTGTGATGCAGGCAGCTCTAGACCTGGAGTCGCCAGTGCACCTGGTTCATCTTCTCCCACATCAG TTTCCAAGAAGCATGGCAAGCTGATGGGTTTTCTGCGAGCCTTCATGAAATCCAGACCCAGCAAGCAGAAGCTGAAGCAGAGAGGCATCCTGAAGGAGCGGGTCTTTGGCTGCGACCTGGGAGAACACCTTCTCAACTCTGGACAAGATG TTCCCCAGGTCTTAAAAAGCTGCTCGGAGTTTATTGAGAAGCATGGCATTGTAGACGGCATCTACAGGCATTCTGGGATTTCCTCCAACATCCAGAAACTGAG ACACGAATTCGACAGCGAGAATGTTCCGGACCTGACGAAAGACGTGTACATGCAGGACATTCACTGTGTAGGCTCCCTCTGCAAGCTGTACTTCAGAGAGCTGCCCAATCCCCTCCTTACCTACCAGCTCTATGACAAGTTTGCT GATTGCATGGGGGAGATGACGGAGGATGAGCGCATGGTGAAAGTGCATGATGTCATCCAGCAGCTTCCTCCGCCTCACTACAG GACTCTTGAGTACCTCATAAAACACCTGGCCCGTCTAGCAACCTTCAGTGAAGAGACCAACATGCACATTAAGAACCTGGCCATCGTCTGGGCTCCAAACCTCCTCAG ATCTAAGGAGATCGAGGCAGCGGGGCTCAACGGTGCTGACCCGTTTaaagaggtgcgcatccagtctGTAGTGGTGGAGTTCTTACTCACCAACGTGGAGGTGCTCTTCAGTGATTCGTTTACCTCAGTGGGACGGTTTACTGCAG cgcGGCAGTCCCTGACCAGGCCCAAGTCCTTTGTATCCACCAGGCTACTGTCTTTGGAGGAGGCTCAGGCTCGTTCCCAGGCTCCTCTGCTCCTTCAAGGATCTTCTCACCCCCTACAGGATCGCTTCCACACCGTGCTGGACCTCCCTACTCACAG AAGGAAAAGGGGCCCAAAGGTGCGGAAGGCAGCTGGAGGGAGCTGGAAGACGTTCTTTGCTATTGGGAAACCTGCAGGCTCAGGCCGTCGTAAGCCCATTCGGATCACCTCGCTGTTCCAGCCTTCCACCTCTCATGCAG GTTGCAGAGTGGACAGTGTCACCCTGCGGTCAGCCAAGAGTGAGGAGTCTCTTTCTTCCCAACACAGTGGAGCAG GTCAGGGGAAGCTGCAGCGCTTACGAAGACCTCGCTCCAGCAGCGATGGTCTCTCTCTGGCTGCCTCCATGGACCCTCAGCTCCTGGCTCAGCCACTTCCTTCACAAATCCCACCCAGCCGCTCCTACGACAGCTTGCTGCCTGACGAGACCCGAGACACTAATGATGacgaagatgatgaagatgatgaggaggGAGTCTACATGCTGCCCGATTTCTCACAGGAACCTGCCACATCCTGGATGGCTGAAGATGTGGCTGACTTTAGCCCCACTTTCCCGGATGAGGGGCCGATTGGAATCGGAAGCAGTGGCCCCATCGCCCCTGGTGATAGGGAATCGCCGTCTGCGGCCACTCCTCCTCCCTACCGTTGTCTGAGTCGCCAAGGACATGCCCGTTCTGGAAGTCAGCGTTCAATCACAGAAGATCCAGACTCGGTGCTCAATCAGTCAGAAGCAGCAGCACGTAGGAGTCTGATTTTGGCTGCAGCCGCTCCAACCCAGCAGGTGTTCTGTCAGCATAGGCCTCCTGCTGTTAATACCCCTGCCTCCAGCACCACCCAGCCTGGAGATCCCAACCTTAGTCCCTCCCAAAGCCAGCCCACTGCCCCACCAGCTCCTGTACCGTCTGCTCAACCTCCACAGGAAAGGCGCTCATTTACAAAAAAGGTGGTGCATGCCCTTTCACCAAAAGCACCAAAGTCGCCTCCACTGGACATATCTGACCCCATTGCCATCAGTGTGCCTGCTAAG GTGCTGGAAATGATTGGCGGGCGAGCTGGCGAATTGCAGTCCGGGAACCCAGGTGGTGGACCTTCCCAGCCACCCCAAATGATTTCTATGCTGCTGAAGTCCTGTGACTTCCAGCTTACAGAGAGCTGCCAACAGGAGCTAAGCAGCAAGTTTGGCCAAGAGGTTAAGACCAGAGGCCCCA GTGTTATTGGTCCCACTGGTGCTCCCCTGCCCTCCCAAAAGcccccacctcctcctcctaAAAACCCAGCACGCCTCATGGCTCTGGCACTGACCGAAAGTGCCAACAAAGCTCTTCGGCAGGGTGCCTCTCCTCCCTATCGTCCCCGCCAGGCTGGGAGTCCCCCTGAAGCTGACGTCCGTTTCCAGCGGTCCCTGTCTGCTGACACAGGGGCTATGCTCTCCTCTGATCCAGACCAGCTGTACTCCACTGTGCGTCCCCTGTCTGTGTGGATGTCTGAGGGCGGAGGTGAAGTTAACACTTCTGAAAAGACTACAGACTTGGCACAGGAGGAGGAGCCAAGATCACCTCCAGGccag GACACAGGTACGCTCTCCTCTGACGGCTCAGTTTCTGACTCTGGAACATCTAACAGTGAACTGTCTGCTGGTAGTTCCTCTGGGGACAATGAGAAAACTCCAAGCCCCATCTACAACCAGAAGCCACAGCTTCCTGCACCTCCAAATCAGACTCCTAAATCCAGCCCACCTGCTGCTAGCGAGGTTCCCtcacagaggaaacccccagCGTATGGCCGGCAGTTCTCTGCTCCACACCTCCAGCAACAGATGTCAGGCACTGAGTCCAAATCCCCCAACCAGGCTCATTCCCAGCTCCTGCATTCCAGATCAGAGAGCTCCCCCTTGGTTCACATACATGCCTTCCAGCCCACACGCCCCAAGGTGCCCCCCAGGCCATTGGATTCTGCCCCACCAAGGCCCCCGATCTCCAAGACTGACCGACATGACTTCATGCGTCGCTCCCTGGATGCCGGTCGCATCCGACGCATGGTGGGACCAGCCCCAGGCAACCCACCACTTTCGAGAGCTTTTTCTGAGCGCATTAGCAGCACGTCAGATGCACTGTCTCGCTACCATGCAGCCAGATTGGCCAACCAGGCGGCACAAGTGACAACTGCTCAACCTCTCATGCAGCAACAGCAAGCCCAGACTTCTCATATCCGACCTGCATTCTCATCTTCTGAAGATCCCTCCAACATGGAGAATTTATATTATGAGATTAGTGCCCCTGATCATCCACCTAGCTACTCTCAGCATAGCTACCAGAACATGAGGTTAGATGTGGATGGCAACTACCGGCTTTCAGAGCCAGCCAATCAAAGGCCCCAGTCTAGGGGTCATCACCCGCCCCCCTACTCACAAGTGCCAGGATCTGCCAGGGCTCCTCAGCTTTGGTCCTCTGAGGCCACACGTGCCTGGACTGCAGCTCactcacactcctcctccttttctcattctcattctcaccGTCATTCTCACAACAACCCACCAGGTCCTCGTGGTCACCCTCGGCTGCAGCGTCAGACCTCCTCCTCTGTCAGGCTGACTCGCAGTGAGCTGCACCCCATCCCTGCTGCCACTGGCTTGGGCTCATCAGGGGGGCTGGTGCCTCTGTCTGTGCACCAGCGTAGCCTACACTGTTCCATGCGCTCACCCTCCTCCAACCTCACTGCCTCCCAGCTACATCCATACTTTGAAAATGGGAAGGTGTGTTATCGCTATTTTGAGACTTCTGGACACATGGAGGGACCACTGAGCCACCTTCAGCCATCCATGTCAAAATCACATCAAGCCTATTCATCCCAGACCTCCCCAATACAAGCATATAACCCACCCTCCAAAGATGAACCAATTTATGTGAACTACCCTTTCACCAGCCCTCCAGGTGCTGGAATGAACGCTAAGACTTGGACCACCACAGACCTGGATGGAGATGTCCACCAAGGGGCAGAACCTGTCACGCACCCTCCTGAGCAATCTACAGAGGATGAGCAGCAGTCCCCAGACAAAGCTCTAGATCAAGAGTGTCCCACAACTAGTTTTGAAAGCCCTACCCAAAACGATGGTGCCTCAGATTCCAAGGCACTGGAGATGCCCACAGCCTCTGATACAATGCACTTTCGCAGCCACTCTGACCCACAGAGCTCAAGCATAGAACCCAGTCAGGCCCTGACCGGGAAGGACATTGCTTCACTGCTGATTGAGAAGCTTGCAGAGGACGAAAGAGAGGGTCTAAGTGTGGCTACGTCATCCTCTGCGTCTTCCTCGCCCCATGTTGAGTACCCCCCTAACCCATACCCCAGCCAACATCATAAGCGCCCACCACCTGCCTACAACCCAGGATCCTCTCGGGGTCATTTTGAGAGCCAAGGTCTGCCACGAGAAGGTTCAGGAGCTTTTCAACGCCAAGATCCGATGCGCCGTTCTTCCAGTGGCCAGTACAGACAAGCCTTTGATGTTATGCCATCTGGAGACCAAGTTCTTAAGTTTTACAGAAGCCAAGACTTTATCCCAACCCCCCAGGGAGAAAGCACAACACCGAACCCGTACCCGACAAGACCTCACTGTCAGGATTCCACCAGTCATATCTTTCAGGCTCATCCAGACACATCCCATTCCTCTGCTTCTCCTTTGGTGGCCTTCTCAAACTTGGCACTAAGCACACCAAGAGGATATGGGGCTCAAATGGAAGTTAATCCATATAACCAGTACCCGTACCAGGCAGGTCCAGTGCTTCCCCCCTACCCTAATGCTCCCAGGAGGGATGTGATCCTGGATCCTGCTCTTCGCCCTCCAGGACTTCGGAGCCAGAGGGACTTGAACCGGCAGGGTAATCTGTCTGGTCCCAACTGGTCCATTCACACAGAAGGTCAGACTCGCAGTTACTGTTAA